Below is a genomic region from Brassica oleracea var. oleracea cultivar TO1000 chromosome C9, BOL, whole genome shotgun sequence.
NNNNNNNNNNNNNNNNNNNNNNNNNNNNNNNNNNNNNNNNNNNNNNNNNNNNNNNNNNNNNNNNNNNNNNNNNNNNNNNNNNNNNNNNNNNNNNNNNNNNNNNNNNNNNNNNNNNNNNNNNNNNNNNNNNNNNNNNNNNNNNNNNNNNNNNNNNNNNNNNNNNNNNNNNNNNNNNNNNNNNNCATCCATGAAAATGAAAAACAAGGGGAGGGGGAATGAGAATCACCTAAATGTTGGTATTTTCAGCTCTGATGAACTAATTTTCAGGCCGTGCTCTGAGGTACCAATCAAATAATCGTAACCACCCTGTTGGTATCAGGAAATATAAGGTCACGCAGGAAATATGATCTAACTCATAGAATGATGAAATGCAGAGTATCGTTGGTAGTACCTCGAAAGTGCATTCCTTGAAAACTGAGCTTAGGTGTGATGCATATCGTACTTTGTATCCCCAGTACATCCCTGCCTCTTCCCTTGGCTTAGATGGCGGAACAATATGACGTACCAAATCTTGATGAACCAAAATTCAACATTCATTAACTTAACAACCTTAACGAGACACATGTAACATTTTTGCGCGCCTGAATATCTCTAGGTGACGATTTTCTGAGTGCATTGAAGCCAAATGAATAGGATATCTTGAGAAATGGACAGTACCTAAATCACGGTTGGTTCCCATGGCTACCGTGACTCTAACTCCTGGACTGAGCCCTTGGTCAACCACAACACTCTGCATCCGAACAAAATGTCAATCCCATGCATACACTTTGTAAACAAAGTGTTCAAAAAAGACCTGACTGAGATATAATGTGAGAGGAACTAACAGTACCTTGTCTAAACCTACATCCACCAATGTACCCTCAGAGTTTGGTGCCTTTTCCCTCAGTGTCACACCTACAAGTTATCATTTCCAAAACAAAACAAAAAAAAAATTGAAATCACAAAATCGCAGACTTGTATACAGCAAAAAAAGGTAATAGCTTTATTCATATTTCTCCACACCAGCTTCTTGGAACTTGATATAATATCTCTAAAGAAGTCATATCACTGGATGCAATATAAAACATTGATATTATACCTTCACGGTATTGTTCCCACTCGTGCTTACGCAGATGGTGAGGAGCATCAAGAGGCGGCAACATACCCTGTTTATATACAAGTCTGGTTACTAAAGACACTAGAACATAAAAGAAGAAAACAAGAGATATATATATATAAGTAAAGTCAGCAGTACACCACACACCACAAATCTAAGATCATTGTGCTTGGGGAAGAGAGTCTTCCTCAAATACTGTGGTGTCTCTAGATACTTCAAGATACGAACGAGAAAAGGGGCACCACTCTCGTTGCTATCAGAAGGATTCGTAACAGAGGAGTTGTTGATCTCTGAGCTGCTCTTGTTGTCAAACACTACAATCTGAATTCAATCAAACACACACAAAAAAAGGTTTTAAAATTCAGTAGAGTTTAGACTAGTTTTGATGCAATCTGAAACAACGTACCTCGTCGATTCGAAAAATTGTGGATGCACGAGCAATTTGGCCAGCAAGCTGAGAACATTTAAAAAGAGTTTTTTTTTTTAATTACTAATATATAAATGTAAGAGAGATTCTCCGAGAAGCTAGCTAAAAGGGAAGAAGAGAGTACACGTGTGGCGAGCTCGAGTGATTGAGTGTTGTTGATGATGGAGCCAGCTATGGCTATTGTAACAGTTGGTCTCTCTTCGTTTTTCTTTTCTTCTACATTTGGCTCCTCCTCCTTGCTTTTCTTCTTCGCTTCTCCGTCGTGGCTCACCTTTTGCTCCGGATCGTCATGGCTTCTCTTCTTCTTCTTCTTCTTCTTATTCTTCTTTTTGAGGTCTCCGTCGATTCTCCCTGTTAGCTCGGACTCCTCCATTTCGAGCTCAGGGTCGTCATGGCCTCTCTTGCTTTTCTTCCCCATTTTTCTGCCGCCGGCGATTGGGACTGCAGCTGCGGCGAATTTCGCAGGGTTTATGTGCTTTTGGGTTCTTACTTGATTCATGGGCCTATGTTAGCTTAATTGATTGGGCCTGGCTTCAAGCCTACTAATTAGTAACGTGGTACGAAAACAAGGTAATAGAAAAATATCACATCTTTGCACAATGGTAAAAATCTCCATTCTCCACAACGGATTCTTGCAAGCAGTTAATACGACAGCTAATCCTCCAATAAACGTTCAAATGGATATTTTCTTTGAATGAGTGGAATGAGCCTACCTTTTTTCTTTTATTTTACCTAAAGAAGCAAGTTAACAATGATTTGCTGGTGTGGTTTGATGATGTGAGAATTGCAGCTTCTTATTTTATTAAAAGAAAAAGGAAAAAAAAAACATATTTATAAAAAAATGTCATCTAGGATCTATTTTTTCATAACGAACACGAGAATATCCTAGTCTTACTTTCCACTCATTCCAAGAGCGAACAAGCTTTGTCTTCAGTTCAACTTTGATGTGTTCATCATCGGGTTCTTGGACATGAGCATTTGCTTTCTTTCTCTCCAGGGAAATCTCATCAAGCTTTGTCTTCAACCACTCAACCTTGAATCCCGCGCTTGTCTTAGTTCGGTCAAGTACTCGCTGCGAGCGTTGGATAGCTCAGTATCGGTGAAGCTATGTGGAGGCTTGTTCAGTGTCTTGATGAGGCCGAGGAGGAGATTCATGTATGCTTTCCTCACGAATTGATTACTTCGTCTAAATTTCTTGAAAAGCTGATTGATACACTGGAGCAAACTGTCATTATTGTCAACATGTGCAAAAATATATACTGTATATGTTAAAATCAGAAAAGAGAATATAAAAAAACATACATGTAATAAATAAATAAATAAATACCTGAGAATAAAGAATTCGGAAACCCAAATAATCTACCATCTCCTTCCCAGTTATACCTCCTTCATCAACAACTTCATGTACTTGTATATCTACCTTAACGATCAGTTTGCTATTCTCCAGAGATCCTTTTTCTTTAAGCTTTTTAAGGGGCAGTTCCTTTGACCTACCCCCAGTTTTTGGTGTAAGCACAGAACACCTGACAGAGTTCTGTCAGACAAAAAACAGAAATATTAGTTTTGAAAAATATTAAGCACAGAACACACACATGCATAATAGAAGGTAATAGTATATTTTTTTACCAGGGTTTCTGCCGAGCTCTTTGCCTGACTGATTCAATAGAATGAAGGAAAAACTAGCTCTTCTTTTCCATCCAAGTCGGAGCGTTTCAGGATTGGCAACGCAGAGGTACACAGACAAGTAGTGATCTTCAACGTTTCTTCCTTTGGGAAAAACCCCAACAAACCTTAAATGAAAGACAAAGATTAACTAAACGCTTTGCTAATAATTAATAACATTTATTTTGTTGAGTGAGATTTAAAAAAAATCAAAACACATAGACATATTCGTTACCATTCGCAGCCGCCACTTAAGAATATAGGAGATCGTATCAAATCTACTTTCTCCCAGAAGTTATCTATCTCAAACGAGAACCTCGTCATTTTTTGATTCTCCATAATGTATTCCATAGACCACCTCCATCGACAGGTTTTAAAAAAAAATTCTTAAAAAAGAACAAAAAAAAAAAAAAAATCAAAAATAGTCTAAAAATACAGAACAGGTTCATCAAAAATAGTCTAAAAATACAGAACAGGTTCTTAATATAGCATTTTTAGAATTGGTTAAAACCCCTTGCTTGTCCCGTGTCCCTTTATTATTGGGTGTCTATGTCTCTCTTCTTCCTCAATGTTCTTCATAGACTCAATTTTTCTTTTCCTCCTCCTTCAAAGTAATTCCGGATCCACCGAATACCACAAGCTTGTTCCCCCTTTTCCCTACTCCGTCGAACTCCGTCTCAGCTATTTCAACCGCTCTTCAATGGCTTCGCAACGCCAGCTTCACAACGGATCTCTCTGTCATCGACGCCGCAGCTTCCACAGCTCCCCATCGAGGTTAGCGAAGAAGATGAAGAAGAAGGAGCGCTTACAGAAACAATAGCGAAGCTAATCAGCCTAGGGTTTACGATTTGGTTGAAGAAGAAGAAGGATCCGAGTCTGGTGACGACAAGGCGAAGAAGAAAAGGGATAAAAAGAAGAAGAAGCGGAAGAGAGATTCTGATGAATGCTATACAAAGCCCAAGGATTATTACTTGGATACTCGTCCTGATCCGGATAATTTTGCTTATGGCTCCATCTACAGGTACTTTTAACATCTCTGTTGGTGAGAGTGGTGATCGTCTCGCTCGTGCCTCCAAGGTTCCTTCTTTCTTTCCAAGAATGCTAAAAATCAATTCTTTACGGTTTAGCATTTACTGAAAAATAGGTTGTTAAAATCATTGCAACTGAATTAAACCATTGAACTCTGTATTGAAATGGGCTGTTAAAGCATTGGACTTTGTTGTCTGAACGATGGTTTTGGGGTAATTGTGTAGGTGTTGGAACAGTGTAAGTTTTTCTGTGTTTTTCTTCCGGCTGAGACTTTTGTTCTTGGATCCAACCAGTGTAAGTTTTTGTTCTTCTTTCTTTTTGCTTGGAGAGTGTAGTTTTGTGGTTTTTATTAATATGATTTGAGAATTTTATACCTATGCTTATGGGTACAGAGAACAACTCATCTCAGCATAGATTTGTTTTAATTCGGTTCCAAGTCATGTAAGCAGTAGAAGTTGTTGCTTTGCAATCTCTGAAATTGTCTTGTTGCTTTGTAGTCTGTATAATATGGGTCTGAGTTAGTTTGTTTGTGTCTGAGTTAGTTTGTTCGTCTTTATGCTGTTGCAGGTGGAGTGAAGACATGTGACAGAAGAAGCTAAGACATAAAGCTTGTGGAGTTGGAGGAAGACATGTTACAGCAGAAGCATGTGAGTCATAAAGCTTATTGGTATATTTCAGTCACTCATAGTGTGTTCTGTTTATAAGAAATTAGGATTGTAACTGATGCTTATGAGATGACACTCGTCTCTTTATCATGCGTTCTGCTTATCAGTAGCTCAAACTCGTCTCTTTATCATAGATTTTGTGTTATGTTCTTGCTTGTGTGTCAAGATAAACAAGTTGTGTACAATTAAAAGCTGATTTGGTTGAGGCCATGAAAAAAAAAAGTAAGAACTTCAAAGAAGTTTTTTCATTGGACCATGAAAAATTTAATTACACTAGCAAGGATTCTAAACTTCTCAAATCACTAAATTAACTACTAAATTATTCATTAGAGTTTCTTTAGCGGGACCCAAAGAGAAAGTTAATCTGTTGGTTTTTGCACCGGTAATAAAAGGAGTTATTTTTATATTTATATACTTATAGAGTTTAACAAAATTCTAATCCAACCAAAATAAGGAAATTATCCTTTTTTGGGTCAATGTTTATAACTTAACCATTGCTTCACAGAAACAACGACGCAATTCAATCATATATCAGTTATATCACTAACTAGGTTAATATCCGCGCAAGATCAACATCATATATATAAATTATATTATGTATTAAATATTTTTACATATTATGAAATAATAAATAAATATTAAATAATTAAATGTCAGTAACTATTAA
It encodes:
- the LOC106315821 gene encoding putative methyltransferase C9orf114 homolog → MGKKSKRGHDDPELEMEESELTGRIDGDLKKKNKKKKKKKRSHDDPEQKVSHDGEAKKKSKEEEPNVEEKKNEERPTVTIAIAGSIINNTQSLELATRLAGQIARASTIFRIDEIVVFDNKSSSEINNSSVTNPSDSNESGAPFLVRILKYLETPQYLRKTLFPKHNDLRFVGMLPPLDAPHHLRKHEWEQYREGVTLREKAPNSEGTLVDVGLDKSVVVDQGLSPGVRVTVAMGTNRDLDLVRHIVPPSKPREEAGMYWGYKVRYASHLSSVFKECTFEGGYDYLIGTSEHGLKISSSELKIPTFRHLLIAFGGLAGLEESVEEDNQYKGKNVREAFNIYLNTCPHQGSRTIRTEEAMFISLQYFQEPISRAMRGVEA